The following are encoded together in the Triticum dicoccoides isolate Atlit2015 ecotype Zavitan chromosome 6B, WEW_v2.0, whole genome shotgun sequence genome:
- the LOC119325378 gene encoding 18.6 kDa class III heat shock protein-like, whose product MAELLFAPAVAGLVHLPEVLERLAAADADHRDHAHHHTAHGHGHGHPRAQIGGVGGGAPVDIVETPAEYAFLLDVPGLSKSDIQVTLEEDNVLVVKSASNGGGGANGKRKREEEEADCRYIRLERRASPRSFVRKFRLPEDADAGAVAARCENGVLTVTVKKQPPPEKKTKSVQVAIA is encoded by the exons ATGGCCGAGCTGCTGTTCGCCCCCGCCGTGGCCGGCCTCGTCCACCTGCCGGAGGTGCTCGAGCGCCTCGCCGCCGCGGACGCCGACCACCGCGACCACGCCCACCACCACACCGCCCACGGGCACGGGCACGGCCACCCCCGCGCGCAGATCGggggcgtgggcggcggcgcgcCCGTGGACATCGTGGAGACCCCCGCCGAGTACGCCTTCCTGCTCGACGTCCCCGGCCTCTCCAAGTCCGACATCCAG GTGACTCTGGAGGAGGACAACGTGCTGGTGGTGAAGAGCGccagcaacggcggcggcggcgccaacgGGAAACggaagcgggaggaggaggaggcggactgcCGCTACATCCGGCTGGAGCGCCGCGCGTCGCCGCGGTCGTTCGTGCGCAAGTTCCGGCTGCCGGAGGACGCGGATGCGGGCGCCGTGGCCGCGCGCTGCGAGAACGGCGTGCTCACCGTCACCGTCAAGAAGCAGCCGCcgccggagaagaagaccaagtccgtccAGGTCGCCATCGCCTGA